The following coding sequences lie in one Armatimonadota bacterium genomic window:
- a CDS encoding alpha-L-fucosidase encodes MREDVFAHSTGTGDKPEWLRERLKWFQSLKFGIILHWGVYSFWDCCESWPLVPDCDWSRRDEIRCWTERNKDIDWFQRDYRNLHKQFNPTGFDPDQWANLFVEAGAKYVCFTTKHHDGFCMWDTETTDYKITGEECPFHTNSNADVTKALFESCRRAGLAVSVYFSKADWHCPYYWSPEPRPMSQTANTVDDPETWEKFVQYTHRQIRELMTNYGKVDILWLDAGWVRGKEDIRMAEMVAMARELQPGLIVANRAVGDEFEDFVTPEREIPDDQLPDVWEACLPLGPDWKYVENQPLKSAAQVVEEIETANRRGGNFLLGIGPKYDGTIPDRDTEILLEIGRLRRN; translated from the coding sequence ATGCGGGAAGACGTTTTCGCCCACTCGACCGGCACCGGCGACAAGCCAGAATGGCTTCGTGAGCGGCTGAAATGGTTCCAAAGCCTGAAGTTTGGAATCATCCTGCATTGGGGCGTCTATTCGTTTTGGGACTGCTGCGAAAGCTGGCCGTTGGTGCCAGATTGCGACTGGTCGCGGCGCGACGAGATTCGGTGTTGGACCGAGCGAAATAAAGACATCGATTGGTTTCAGCGGGACTACCGAAACCTGCATAAGCAGTTCAACCCCACCGGCTTCGATCCCGACCAATGGGCGAATCTGTTTGTTGAGGCGGGAGCCAAGTACGTGTGCTTCACCACTAAGCATCACGACGGCTTTTGCATGTGGGACACCGAGACCACCGACTACAAAATCACCGGCGAGGAGTGCCCGTTTCACACGAACTCCAATGCCGACGTAACAAAAGCGCTGTTCGAAAGCTGTCGTCGGGCGGGGTTGGCCGTTTCCGTCTACTTCAGCAAAGCGGATTGGCATTGCCCTTATTACTGGTCGCCAGAACCTCGTCCGATGTCGCAGACCGCCAACACGGTCGACGATCCAGAAACGTGGGAGAAGTTTGTCCAGTACACCCATCGGCAAATTCGCGAGTTGATGACCAACTACGGCAAGGTCGATATTCTCTGGCTCGACGCCGGATGGGTTCGGGGCAAAGAGGACATCCGAATGGCGGAAATGGTCGCGATGGCCCGCGAGCTTCAGCCTGGGCTGATCGTCGCCAATCGAGCCGTCGGGGACGAATTCGAAGACTTTGTCACTCCCGAACGGGAAATCCCCGACGACCAACTGCCGGATGTGTGGGAAGCGTGTCTGCCTCTCGGCCCGGATTGGAAGTACGTCGAAAACCAGCCACTCAAATCGGCGGCTCAGGTGGTCGAGGAGATCGAAACGGCCAATCGTCGGGGCGGAAACTTTCTGTTGGGAATCGGACCGAAGTACGACGGAACTATCCCCGATAGGGATACGGAAATCCTGCTTGAGATCGGTCGTCTACGGCGTAATTAG
- the efp gene encoding elongation factor P, whose translation MADTSDFKTGMAFQMDGDIWTLLEFQHVKPGKGGAFVRTRLRKVKSGQVLEKTFRSGEKIDPVFLEKVKMQFLYKQGSEAILMDLDSYEQIPVEMATLGDQAEYLKEDMEIISLQVREEVLGYELPNFVELEVVETDPGERGNTVSGGATKPAKLESGATVQVPFHINIGDVLKIDTREGKYLERVKK comes from the coding sequence TTGGCAGATACGAGCGATTTTAAGACTGGAATGGCGTTTCAAATGGACGGCGATATTTGGACGCTCCTGGAATTCCAGCACGTAAAACCCGGCAAGGGTGGCGCATTCGTAAGAACGAGGCTCCGAAAAGTAAAATCCGGGCAAGTTTTGGAAAAAACCTTCCGATCGGGCGAAAAAATAGACCCAGTATTTCTTGAGAAGGTTAAAATGCAATTCTTATACAAACAAGGATCAGAAGCGATTTTGATGGATTTGGACTCATACGAGCAGATTCCCGTCGAAATGGCGACCCTTGGCGACCAGGCTGAATACCTGAAGGAAGACATGGAAATCATCTCTCTCCAGGTGCGGGAAGAAGTTTTGGGCTATGAATTGCCGAACTTTGTCGAGCTTGAAGTCGTTGAAACTGATCCAGGGGAACGGGGTAATACGGTGAGTGGTGGCGCAACAAAGCCCGCTAAACTCGAATCGGGTGCCACTGTACAAGTACCGTTCCATATCAACATCGGAGACGTCTTAAAGATTGACACTCGCGAAGGCAAGTATCTTGAGCGCGTAAAGAAGTAG
- the rlmN gene encoding 23S rRNA (adenine(2503)-C(2))-methyltransferase RlmN yields the protein METRKTPLIGLDRAELAELFADRKDAKIRAKQLAHHIYARAETDFDAMLDLPQEFREFLKANYRISPLEVATHRTSTDEVEKLLVHNGDNQVYECVLLPYKDRVSCCISSQVGCPMGCTFCATGLGGFDRNLTAGEIVGQYLLLQSISERRVSHVVFMGMGEPLLNLKSIRKVLRLMHDEIGLSYRHLTISTVGLVPQIYELAKDNLPIHLALSLHSPLDEVRDRLMPVNHKWPVKEVVQAMKDYQNTTGRKVTFEYLLIKEVNDTPEQAKALIPLLKGMPNVINLIPFNWVDTGQGFARPERERVRAFRRILEQAGLNVTERVERGHDIAAACGQLAGQHKGKFSRRNLSEPLPLHS from the coding sequence GTGGAGACTCGCAAGACACCGTTGATCGGCCTCGATCGGGCCGAGCTTGCCGAGTTGTTCGCGGACCGGAAAGACGCGAAAATACGGGCCAAGCAGCTTGCTCACCACATCTACGCCCGAGCGGAGACGGATTTCGACGCCATGCTCGACCTGCCGCAGGAGTTCCGCGAATTCCTAAAGGCGAACTACCGCATCTCTCCGTTGGAGGTGGCGACGCACCGAACCTCAACCGACGAGGTGGAGAAGCTGCTGGTCCACAACGGCGACAACCAGGTGTACGAGTGCGTGTTGCTTCCTTACAAGGACCGCGTGTCGTGCTGTATCTCTAGCCAAGTTGGATGCCCGATGGGCTGCACTTTCTGCGCGACGGGCCTGGGCGGATTCGACCGCAACCTTACCGCCGGAGAGATCGTCGGCCAATACCTACTCTTGCAGTCGATCTCGGAACGCCGCGTCTCCCACGTCGTCTTCATGGGAATGGGCGAGCCACTATTGAACCTCAAGAGCATTCGCAAGGTCCTGCGTCTGATGCACGACGAAATCGGCCTTTCGTACCGCCACCTCACCATTTCGACCGTGGGCTTGGTGCCGCAAATCTACGAACTGGCGAAGGACAATCTGCCGATCCACTTGGCGCTCTCGCTCCACTCGCCGCTGGACGAGGTTCGCGACCGCCTGATGCCGGTGAACCACAAGTGGCCGGTCAAGGAGGTCGTTCAGGCGATGAAGGACTATCAGAACACGACCGGGCGCAAAGTGACCTTCGAGTACCTGCTGATCAAGGAAGTGAACGACACGCCTGAGCAGGCCAAGGCGCTGATACCGCTCCTGAAGGGAATGCCGAATGTGATCAACCTGATTCCTTTCAACTGGGTCGATACGGGCCAAGGTTTTGCACGTCCAGAAAGAGAGCGGGTTCGCGCTTTTCGTCGCATTTTGGAGCAGGCGGGGCTCAACGTGACCGAACGGGTCGAGCGGGGACACGACATCGCGGCGGCCTGCGGTCAGCTTGCGGGCCAACATAAAGGGAAATTTTCAAGGAGGAACCTATCCGAACCATTGCCGCTACACTCGTGA
- the lptB gene encoding LPS export ABC transporter ATP-binding protein, with the protein MKITAEHLEKRYKGRQVVRGVSYTVNTGEIVGLLGPNGAGKTTSFYMTVGLVKPNAGQVFLDDQDITKWPMYRRARAGLGYLPQETSVFRKLSIRDNILLVLELAGKSKKEQHAKVKELAEELHIADKLDATAGVLSGGERRRVEIARAMATEPKFILLDEPFTGIDPVTIEEIQEILFKLKDRGIGILITDHNVAATLRITDRNYILIDGQIVAEGTSKEISENDHVRKRYLGQQFGTDLFEDNEEN; encoded by the coding sequence GTGAAGATCACCGCCGAACACCTCGAAAAACGCTATAAAGGTCGGCAAGTCGTCCGCGGTGTTTCCTACACGGTCAACACCGGCGAGATCGTCGGTCTGCTGGGGCCGAACGGCGCGGGCAAAACCACGTCGTTCTATATGACGGTCGGCCTAGTGAAGCCGAACGCCGGCCAAGTGTTCCTCGATGACCAAGACATCACGAAGTGGCCGATGTACCGGCGAGCGCGGGCGGGGCTAGGATATCTGCCCCAAGAAACCTCTGTCTTCCGCAAGCTGTCGATCCGTGACAACATTCTGCTCGTGCTGGAGTTGGCCGGAAAATCCAAGAAGGAACAGCACGCCAAGGTCAAGGAACTGGCCGAGGAGCTTCACATCGCCGATAAGCTCGACGCCACCGCGGGTGTCCTATCCGGGGGTGAGCGGCGACGGGTGGAGATCGCCCGCGCGATGGCCACCGAACCGAAGTTCATCCTGCTCGATGAACCATTCACGGGCATCGACCCGGTGACCATCGAAGAAATTCAAGAAATCCTCTTCAAGCTGAAGGATCGCGGGATCGGCATCCTCATCACCGACCACAACGTGGCGGCGACGCTTCGAATCACCGATCGCAACTACATTCTCATCGACGGCCAAATCGTGGCGGAGGGCACGAGCAAAGAGATTTCGGAAAACGACCACGTACGCAAGCGCTACCTGGGCCAGCAGTTCGGCACCGATCTATTCGAAGACAATGAAGAGAATTGA
- the uvrC gene encoding excinuclease ABC subunit UvrC, translating into MPIRAVTDNVAEKLKKLPKSPGCYIYKDDKGEVLYVGKAVVLRNRVRSYFQTSTRHSIRIERLVSKIRDIEWIVVDSELEALVLECNLIKQHRPPYNVRLRDDKSYPYIVITKEAFPRVMFTRKVRKDGGQYFGPYTSSYNVRDTLQLLHKVFPLIPCGKSWTGEEEQRPCLYYHLKRCLAPCAGMADKKEYAEVIGQVSQVLRGKEDSLIEDLKTKMEKAAEDLDFEKAAQFRDQVYAIEHTLQRQKVVNADGTDQDVIAVVKDERGAAIQMLYIRNGKLIGQNQYMLDGAADAPPGEAVQEFVKQYYSNSPEVPKEILLPVEIDEINIVQSWLRQKRGSAVTLEVPRGGEKLRMLEMAANNAELALNAMSQELAAKESWAEEALAQLQEELELPSLPYRIEGYDISNIQGTAPVGSMVVTENGEAAKAEYRRFKIKFLQETPNDFAMMNEVIMRRLRNYLDGNEKFTTLPDLFMIDGGKGQLGAALKARDDLGLSVPMVGLAKKQEIVFVPTHKNLDGSYSFREVVLPLTAPGLMLLRKLRDEAHRFALTFHRKIRDKRMNGSILDEVPGIGPRRRRLLLRTFGSVEGIRRASVEEIASVPTLTRAVAEKIKEYLVET; encoded by the coding sequence ATGCCCATTCGCGCCGTGACGGATAACGTCGCAGAGAAGCTCAAGAAGCTCCCCAAATCGCCAGGATGCTATATCTATAAGGACGATAAGGGCGAGGTGCTGTACGTGGGCAAGGCGGTCGTCCTCCGCAATCGAGTTCGAAGCTACTTCCAGACCTCGACTCGGCACAGCATCCGTATCGAGCGGCTGGTCTCCAAGATTCGCGACATCGAATGGATCGTCGTGGACTCCGAACTGGAGGCGCTGGTGCTGGAATGCAACCTCATCAAACAGCACCGCCCGCCGTACAACGTGCGCCTGCGGGACGACAAAAGCTATCCGTACATCGTGATCACCAAAGAGGCCTTTCCCAGAGTGATGTTCACGCGAAAGGTGCGGAAAGACGGGGGGCAGTATTTCGGGCCGTACACGAGCTCGTACAACGTACGCGACACGCTTCAGCTTTTGCACAAGGTGTTTCCGTTGATCCCGTGCGGAAAGAGTTGGACCGGTGAGGAAGAACAGCGTCCCTGCCTGTACTACCATCTCAAGCGGTGCCTTGCGCCGTGCGCGGGAATGGCGGACAAGAAGGAGTACGCCGAGGTCATCGGCCAGGTGAGCCAGGTTCTGCGGGGTAAGGAAGACTCGCTCATCGAGGACCTGAAGACCAAGATGGAGAAGGCAGCCGAGGATCTTGATTTCGAGAAAGCGGCCCAGTTCCGCGACCAGGTTTATGCCATCGAGCACACGCTTCAGCGCCAAAAGGTGGTGAACGCAGACGGCACCGACCAGGACGTCATCGCGGTGGTGAAGGACGAGCGCGGTGCCGCGATCCAGATGCTGTACATTCGCAACGGCAAACTGATCGGCCAGAACCAGTACATGCTGGACGGAGCGGCCGACGCGCCCCCAGGTGAGGCCGTGCAGGAGTTCGTCAAGCAGTACTACTCGAATTCGCCCGAAGTGCCGAAGGAGATTCTGTTGCCGGTCGAAATTGACGAGATCAACATCGTTCAGTCGTGGCTGAGGCAGAAGCGCGGCTCGGCTGTCACCCTCGAAGTTCCGCGTGGCGGAGAGAAGCTGAGGATGCTGGAGATGGCGGCCAACAACGCCGAACTCGCGCTCAATGCGATGAGCCAAGAACTGGCGGCGAAGGAAAGCTGGGCCGAAGAAGCGCTGGCACAGCTTCAGGAGGAGTTGGAGCTTCCATCCCTGCCGTACCGGATCGAAGGCTACGACATCTCAAACATCCAGGGAACCGCGCCGGTGGGCTCGATGGTGGTGACCGAGAACGGCGAAGCGGCCAAGGCCGAGTACCGGCGGTTCAAGATCAAATTCCTGCAGGAGACGCCCAACGACTTTGCAATGATGAACGAGGTCATTATGCGTCGCCTGCGCAACTATCTGGACGGGAATGAGAAGTTCACGACCCTGCCCGACTTGTTCATGATCGACGGGGGCAAGGGCCAGCTTGGCGCCGCCCTGAAGGCGCGCGACGATCTCGGGCTCTCGGTACCGATGGTCGGGTTGGCCAAGAAGCAAGAGATCGTGTTCGTGCCGACCCACAAGAACCTCGACGGCTCTTACAGCTTCCGTGAAGTCGTTCTGCCGCTGACCGCGCCGGGGCTGATGCTCCTGCGCAAGCTCCGCGACGAAGCCCACCGATTCGCACTGACCTTCCACCGCAAGATTCGCGACAAGCGCATGAACGGCTCGATCCTCGACGAAGTGCCCGGCATCGGTCCCCGCCGCCGCCGTCTGCTGCTACGAACCTTCGGGTCGGTCGAGGGCATTCGGCGAGCCAGCGTGGAGGAAATCGCGTCAGTACCGACGCTGACTCGGGCGGTGGCCGAGAAGATTAAGGAATATTTGGTCGAGACGTAA
- a CDS encoding acyltransferase family protein — MNQVVAKGQRWQFLDAIRGIAALAVVLQHSLWFASPHLETFFATLWSPGRFGVVAFFIVSGFIVPRSLELKGDVKGFWISRFWRLFPAYWFSLFAFAFLAAIGVETYTQANLHSPIHWIANLSMMHGLIRIPDINPVSWTLGLEMVLYGAITIAFVRGFIHRTWAISLSILGLIVVSSVLFPMFLHIRFPAGASAVFGSILAGLALYRWFSGSASRRDAIAITFLCMAVTVGSSIINYSPVRVSGDPLQPTQFCAISSVITGYAFFLAFLAMKDRSFPNAFLWLGKISYSLYLLHPLALVIIPAGGNPFVTVPSQVGLSILLAWLGYRFVEVPSLEIGKRSLAKRKAPQAEPERDVVKAVA; from the coding sequence ATGAACCAAGTGGTGGCGAAGGGGCAACGCTGGCAGTTTTTGGATGCGATCCGGGGAATCGCCGCTTTGGCGGTGGTCCTTCAGCATTCGCTATGGTTCGCATCGCCGCACCTCGAAACCTTCTTTGCCACGCTCTGGAGCCCGGGTCGGTTTGGCGTGGTCGCCTTCTTCATCGTCAGCGGCTTTATCGTTCCCCGCAGTCTGGAACTCAAGGGCGACGTCAAGGGATTCTGGATTTCGCGCTTTTGGCGGCTCTTCCCCGCCTATTGGTTCAGCCTGTTCGCATTTGCGTTCCTGGCCGCCATCGGGGTCGAGACCTACACCCAGGCGAACCTGCATAGCCCCATTCACTGGATCGCCAATCTGTCGATGATGCACGGGCTGATTCGCATCCCGGACATCAATCCGGTTTCGTGGACGCTGGGCCTGGAGATGGTGCTGTACGGGGCGATCACGATCGCTTTCGTGCGGGGCTTTATCCACCGCACGTGGGCGATCTCCCTTTCGATTTTGGGTCTCATCGTCGTAAGCTCGGTGCTGTTCCCGATGTTCCTGCACATCCGTTTCCCCGCTGGAGCGTCGGCGGTGTTCGGTTCGATTTTGGCGGGACTGGCGCTGTACCGATGGTTTTCGGGGTCGGCATCGCGGCGCGATGCGATTGCGATTACCTTTCTTTGCATGGCGGTGACGGTCGGCTCGTCGATCATCAACTATAGCCCGGTTCGAGTCTCCGGCGACCCGCTCCAGCCAACCCAGTTTTGCGCGATTTCGAGCGTGATTACCGGCTACGCGTTCTTTCTCGCCTTTTTGGCGATGAAGGATCGAAGCTTTCCTAACGCGTTCTTGTGGTTGGGAAAGATCAGCTATTCGCTGTATCTCCTGCATCCGCTGGCGTTGGTGATCATTCCGGCGGGCGGCAACCCGTTCGTCACGGTTCCGTCACAGGTTGGACTTTCGATTCTGCTGGCATGGCTCGGTTACCGTTTTGTCGAGGTTCCCAGTTTGGAGATCGGTAAGCGGTCGCTGGCGAAACGGAAAGCGCCGCAAGCCGAGCCCGAAAGAGACGTCGTCAAGGCCGTCGCGTAA
- a CDS encoding AAA family ATPase, with protein MARYSDGINEFLNVLPGIVRQRLEDLGTSGLVEVVLDYGRPAEARFTDRVERFHDVVVSDLDIDFVGKSLGEFGTDNRAGIERTLHRISAIRNRHGKIVGLTCRVGRALEGTIDIIDDIVRSGQSILILGKPGVGKTTKLREVARVLADEVLKRVVIVDTSNEIAGDGDVPHPGIGFARRMQVRIAAEQHNVMIEAVENHMPEVIIIDEIGNEAEALAARTIAERGVQLIGTAHGQTLENLMLNPSLADLIGGIQAVTLSDAEAQRRGTQKTVLERKAPPTFDVVIELLDYDRLAVHHNVQKTVDMILRGVPPRPEIRVRTDVGKVEVVQEEQTAELPDPSFNQKFPALARNSSKDVKEPKEPREPRVPAQPSSLVRIYPYGIARTRLERAIREKKVNAVVTGDIESADAVMAIRSTYQNKPRKIRDLAGRNVKTVVVRSNTFANIASALEDIIKDPPENPGGASKLDDKALTEVQAGIETVLQSGKPFELSPQPAPVRKVQFQMIEARRLASEAIGEDPNRRIRILPTRMPT; from the coding sequence ATGGCTCGTTATTCGGACGGAATCAACGAATTCCTCAATGTCCTTCCCGGTATCGTCCGCCAGCGGCTCGAAGATCTCGGCACGTCCGGTCTTGTAGAAGTAGTCCTTGACTACGGCCGTCCTGCGGAAGCTCGTTTTACCGATCGGGTCGAACGTTTTCATGACGTTGTCGTCTCCGATCTTGATATTGACTTCGTGGGGAAGTCGCTCGGTGAATTTGGCACCGATAATCGCGCTGGAATCGAGCGCACACTTCATCGTATCTCGGCGATCCGCAATCGGCATGGCAAAATCGTCGGCCTAACCTGCCGTGTCGGACGCGCGCTCGAAGGCACCATCGACATCATCGACGACATCGTTCGCTCGGGTCAGTCGATCCTCATCCTGGGTAAACCCGGCGTGGGTAAGACCACCAAGCTTCGCGAAGTGGCCCGCGTTTTGGCGGACGAGGTGCTCAAGCGCGTGGTGATCGTCGACACCTCAAACGAAATCGCTGGCGACGGCGACGTGCCCCACCCTGGCATCGGCTTTGCCCGACGCATGCAGGTTCGCATCGCGGCGGAACAGCATAACGTGATGATCGAGGCAGTGGAGAACCACATGCCCGAAGTTATCATCATCGACGAAATCGGAAACGAGGCGGAAGCCCTCGCCGCCCGCACCATCGCGGAGCGCGGCGTTCAGCTCATCGGCACCGCCCACGGTCAGACGTTGGAGAACCTGATGCTCAACCCGTCGCTCGCGGACCTGATCGGCGGCATTCAGGCGGTCACCCTCTCCGACGCCGAGGCCCAGCGCCGGGGCACCCAAAAGACGGTTCTGGAGCGCAAAGCGCCTCCGACCTTCGACGTCGTCATCGAACTACTCGACTACGACCGGTTGGCCGTCCACCACAACGTCCAAAAGACGGTGGACATGATCCTGCGCGGCGTCCCGCCGCGACCGGAAATCCGCGTCCGCACCGACGTCGGCAAGGTCGAGGTCGTGCAGGAAGAGCAGACCGCCGAACTGCCCGATCCGTCGTTCAACCAGAAGTTCCCGGCCCTCGCTCGCAACAGCAGCAAGGATGTAAAAGAGCCCAAGGAGCCGCGCGAACCGCGGGTTCCCGCCCAACCGTCCAGCCTCGTGCGCATCTACCCGTACGGCATCGCCCGAACTCGGCTAGAGCGGGCCATCCGCGAGAAGAAGGTCAACGCCGTGGTCACCGGCGATATCGAGAGCGCCGACGCCGTCATGGCGATCCGCTCGACATATCAGAACAAACCGCGAAAGATTCGCGACCTCGCCGGTCGCAACGTCAAAACGGTGGTGGTGCGGTCGAACACCTTTGCCAACATCGCCTCGGCCCTGGAGGACATTATCAAGGATCCTCCCGAGAACCCAGGCGGGGCTTCGAAGCTCGACGATAAGGCGCTGACCGAAGTTCAGGCGGGGATTGAAACGGTCCTGCAGAGCGGGAAGCCGTTCGAGTTGAGTCCGCAACCAGCCCCGGTGCGGAAGGTTCAATTTCAGATGATCGAGGCGCGCCGACTGGCCAGTGAAGCCATCGGAGAGGACCCGAATCGTCGAATTCGAATCCTCCCGACGCGTATGCCGACTTAA
- a CDS encoding 1-acyl-sn-glycerol-3-phosphate acyltransferase — translation MSVVPKAHPTWFAFCRWFTRVFFFRLGGGFDSTGTENIPMTGPVIFAPIHVSHVDPPAVACGCKRRLRFMAKADLFDHKFFGGLIRSLGAFPVNRGEGDTESVKVTIALLNSGEAVLVFPEGTRGDGKTMLPVQRGVSMLAKKTNAQVVPVALIGTVKRWPKGASKPKRSKVLVVYGKPFTYAEVCQDSNEKKNRETFARVLADRIASLCNEHGFMIKSGETSSDQTEASHPESQPAP, via the coding sequence ATGAGCGTCGTCCCCAAGGCTCATCCAACCTGGTTCGCATTCTGTCGTTGGTTCACCCGCGTCTTCTTTTTCCGGCTGGGCGGTGGATTCGACTCGACCGGAACTGAGAACATCCCGATGACGGGACCAGTCATCTTTGCGCCCATCCACGTCAGCCACGTTGATCCTCCAGCCGTGGCATGTGGTTGTAAGCGTCGGCTTCGATTCATGGCCAAAGCCGACCTCTTCGACCACAAGTTCTTCGGCGGCCTGATCCGGTCGCTTGGCGCGTTTCCCGTCAACCGCGGGGAAGGCGACACGGAATCGGTCAAGGTCACGATCGCCCTCCTAAACAGCGGCGAAGCGGTATTGGTCTTTCCCGAAGGCACTCGGGGCGATGGTAAGACCATGTTGCCTGTTCAGCGCGGCGTCAGCATGTTGGCCAAGAAGACTAATGCCCAAGTGGTGCCCGTCGCCCTTATCGGCACCGTGAAACGGTGGCCAAAGGGCGCATCGAAGCCGAAGCGAAGCAAGGTCTTGGTTGTTTACGGAAAGCCGTTCACCTATGCCGAAGTCTGCCAGGATTCGAACGAGAAGAAGAACCGCGAGACGTTTGCCCGAGTATTAGCCGACCGGATTGCGAGTCTGTGCAACGAGCACGGATTTATGATCAAAAGCGGCGAGACAAGTTCAGACCAAACAGAAGCGTCCCATCCTGAGTCACAACCCGCGCCTTGA
- a CDS encoding trypsin-like serine protease: protein MKKTGFILTFAACFVGVFGALQADKWISAHNKPDDIFLESKPSYAKITQTTGETLPTPAFDFREAAKRAMPSVVSVDRYDKTRGFFDSQATERETGTGSGVIVSSDGIVVTNNHVVKGTQTRGGDIVYPRVQVRLYDGRSVAAKVLGTDERSDIAVLKIEAKDLHPIELGSSSNLEVGEWVMAVGNPLGFDNTVSVGVVSSTKRNLPVGDQGLVEGIQTDAAINPGNSGGALCNAQGQLVGINSAIASGTGESVGIGFAIPIDRAKKIVNDIVKFGHAKYPMLGISYDPQLVGQMDNPYARDYLSREVLKRDDYPNYGLLVRSVSGPAQNSGIAANDILLEVDGQKIDSSFDLNKVLLPKKVGDKVSVKYWHDGQTKQTSVTLEEMPTNI from the coding sequence ATGAAAAAGACAGGTTTCATCCTTACTTTCGCTGCATGCTTTGTTGGCGTCTTCGGCGCCCTCCAGGCCGACAAGTGGATTTCCGCACATAACAAGCCGGATGACATCTTCCTGGAATCGAAGCCCAGCTACGCTAAGATCACCCAAACGACGGGCGAGACGCTCCCAACCCCCGCGTTCGACTTCCGTGAAGCCGCCAAACGCGCCATGCCGAGCGTCGTCTCCGTCGATCGGTACGACAAAACCCGCGGATTCTTCGATTCGCAGGCGACCGAACGCGAAACCGGCACCGGTTCTGGCGTTATTGTGAGCAGTGACGGCATCGTCGTCACCAACAACCACGTTGTCAAAGGCACCCAAACGCGCGGCGGCGACATCGTCTACCCTCGCGTCCAGGTTCGACTTTACGACGGTCGATCGGTCGCGGCGAAGGTCCTCGGCACCGACGAGCGATCCGACATCGCGGTCCTGAAGATCGAAGCAAAAGACCTCCACCCAATCGAGCTTGGCTCCAGCAGCAACCTCGAAGTCGGTGAATGGGTCATGGCCGTCGGTAACCCGCTCGGCTTCGACAACACCGTCAGCGTCGGCGTCGTCAGTTCGACCAAGCGCAACTTGCCGGTCGGCGACCAAGGACTGGTCGAAGGCATCCAAACCGACGCGGCCATCAACCCGGGTAACTCGGGTGGCGCACTCTGCAACGCGCAAGGTCAGTTGGTCGGCATCAACTCGGCCATCGCGTCGGGCACCGGCGAATCGGTAGGTATCGGCTTCGCGATCCCGATCGACCGCGCCAAGAAGATTGTCAACGATATCGTCAAGTTCGGCCACGCCAAGTACCCGATGCTTGGTATCTCGTACGACCCGCAGTTGGTTGGCCAGATGGACAACCCTTACGCTCGTGACTACCTGAGCCGAGAAGTGCTGAAGCGAGACGACTACCCGAACTACGGTTTGCTCGTCCGATCGGTCAGCGGCCCGGCCCAGAACTCCGGCATCGCCGCCAACGACATTCTTCTCGAAGTCGACGGCCAAAAGATCGACTCTTCGTTCGATCTGAACAAGGTTCTTCTGCCTAAGAAGGTTGGCGATAAGGTCAGCGTAAAGTACTGGCACGACGGTCAAACCAAGCAAACTTCGGTGACCTTGGAAGAAATGCCGACAAACATCTAA